The DNA region AATGAAATGATTTCAAATTTACGCATAAGAAAACCTCCGCAATAGTTAGATTAATGTAACTTTTAGAATTTTAAACTAATATTTCAGAATGATTACGTTTTTGCAAAATTTGTTCCTTATTTACAATTCCAATATTTAACCAATTGAAAACAATAAATATAGACAATATATTTTCTTAATTTCAATCTGCAAAAATGCTGCTTATTTGCGACTATCTAATTTATTTGTTGCATTTTTTGCGACAGTTATAATTTCCTATAAGATAATTTTCAAATTATTACATTTGCAAGTCGAACTTGCTTTTTCGTAATGAAAAATCGAACCGATAGAGCATATTTGTGATGTTTTTTAATTTGTACTTGTAGGGCAAGTCGTAGTGAACAACCTCAAAATTGCGGGTAAGTATTTTCGGAAGAAAAGATAAAAATCGCCTGCTTGCCAGCTAAGGGAGATGCAAAGGTCAATTTGGTCAGGTATTAGTAGAAAAATCATTTATGCACTACAAAATGGATACAAATAAAAAAGGTCAGCTTAAAAACTGACCTTTTCATCTTTGTCGGGGCGACTGGATTTGAACCAGCGACCCCTTGACCCCCAGTCAAGTGCGCTAACCGGACTGCGCTACGCCCCGATATTTATTAATAAATGTTTTAGTCCCCTTTTTCTTCAATATCGAAAAATAAGGGAAATTCTTCCGCTTTTTCTTTTTTTTCTTCCCTGCCATCGAGAATATCAAGAATTTCGTGCAATTCCCGTTTGATGGACTTGAGCAAGTTTTCTTTCTCCGTTTTCTGGAATGGCATCGCGATCTGTGTGGCTCGCGATTTGTGCAACAGAGCTAATTTCTTTTTTGTGCCTTCAATGGTGAATTTGTCTTCGTACAGTAATTTTTTAATGAGAAAGATTAACTTGATGTCATTCAAGCGATAAATGCGATTGCCAGCTCGATTTTTTGCCGGCTTCAATTCGTCAAATTCAGTCTCCCAATAGCGCAAGACATGCGGCTTCACCGATGTGATTTCGCTGACTTCACTGATCGAATAGTATAATTTTTGAATCGGTTTCGGTTTCATCGCTGCCTGTTGCGTTTTGGTCGTCTATATATAAGAAATTTTTTGGTAAAAATCAACTATTTTTTGAAATTTTTTGGAACCAGCAAACGAGTAATTGGGAGCACTTTCCAAAAGTTGCAGTATAATCGGCTGAAATTTTATTTAGAACCTAAAGCATTACTTGAAATTCTGTGACTGAGCAATTAAGAAAATATTCTTTTCCACAGAATGGAGCCAACAGAGAAGCGACTGATAACATTTTGTTTTAAAAATTCAAACTTGCTGCCTTTGAGCTTTCTGGCGAATGCTCCTAAAAAATCGATCAAGTAAACACCAAGCCTGGGAATGGCCATTTTTTGTATTTTTTCATCAGGAAAAGAAAAATTTCCCAGCACAAATCCTTTATCATAGCCTGCTTCAAGCGTTTTTTTTGCCACATTGCAGTTGAAGCGACCAAAGGGATAGGAAATCACTGAAACGTTTGCATTGATTTCATTCTCAAGAATCCTTTTTGATTCCATCAATTCTCGAAGCAGGTCATTTTCCGACAATGAAGTTAAATCTCGATGGGACACAGTGTGAGAGCCAACAGACCAGCCGTTTTCAACCAATTCCCTGATTTGCTGCCAATTCATTTGGAGAGAATGTTTTCCGATGGGATTTGCGTCCCACGTATCAGGCTTTCCGACGAAGTCCGTAATCACAAAGATTGTACCCACAAAGCCGAATTTTTTCATGATGGGAAAAGCATTTTCGTAAACTGAAATATCAGCATCATCAAATGTGAGGACAAGCTTTTCCCCTGTTTTCGCTGTTTGGGAATAGATGTCGTTGACAGAAATAGTCTGAAAACCGGTCTTGTGTAAAAACTGCATTTGCCGGTAAAAAAAACGGACGAGGACATTGTTGATTCCCCATCCGATTTGATTGCTTATTTTATGATATGCCAAAATTGGTACGTTTGTGGAAAACAACGATCTACCTTTCAGCTATTTCACGATATCTTCCAGCGGTGTAAATTCCATAGCAAAAGTATCCGCTACTGGCTTGTAGGTGACTTTTCCGTCAATTACGTTGACGCCCAGGGCTATTTCTCGATTTGATTTTATCGCCTCTGCGTAGCCTTTGTTGGCAATTTGCACGGCATAGGGCAGCGTCACATTGGTCAGCGCCACAGTCGATGTGCGCGGCACGGCGCCGGGCATGTTAGCAACGCCGTAGTGAATAACGCCGTCCACGACGTAAGTGGGTTCAGCGTGAGTTGTCGGATGAATCGTTTCCACGCAACCTCCCTGATCAACGGCGACGTCCACGATCACAGAGCCTTTTTTCATCAATTTCAACATGTCTTTGGTAATTAAATGTGGCGCTTTGGCGCCGTGAATCAGTACAGCGCCCACGACAAGGTCGGCGTCAGAAATCTGCTGACGAATATTTTCCGGCGAGGACATCATTGTCGTCACGTTTGCCGGCAGCACGTGGTTTAAAAAGCGGAGCCGATCAATATTGATGTCCAAAATGACAACATTAGCGCCCAGCCCGGCTGCCATTTGCGCAGCGTTTGTGCCGACAATTCCGCCACCGAGAATAACGACTTTTGCCGGCGGAACACCGGTAACGCCGCCCAAAAGCACGCCGCTGCCGCCAAAAGCTTTTTCCAGACAGCGCGCGCCGGCCTGAATTGCCAGACGTCCGGCAACTTCACTCATGGGGTTCAAAAGCGGCAAACTGCCATCTGCCGTTTCAATGGTTTCATAGGCGATGGCAATGCTTTTTGTATTCATGATTCCTTCGGTCAATTCACGGGAAGCTGCAAAATGAAAATAGGTAAACAAAATTTGTCCCGATTTGATCATTGCAATTTCTGGCGGTAACGGTTCTTTCACCTTCATAATCATTTCTGCCGTGTCAAATATTTCTTTCGCTGTGTCCAAAATTTTCGCGCCAGATTTTTCGTACATTTCATCAGCAAATCCACTTCCAACGCCTGCGCCCTTCTGCACATACACTGTGTGGCCATGATGCGTCAAAATTTCAGCGCCAGCAGGTTGAAGAGCAACACGATTCTCATTAGCCTTAATTTCCTTCGGAACACCAATAATCATAGCATCCTCCTACCTTAACATTGTTATTTTTTGGGACATTATTTATTATCAGGCCGATCTAACAACACTTTTCGGCTTAAATCTAATTTTCCTTGATCGTCAATTTTCAGCAATTTTACTTTTACTTCATCGCCAACTTTCAGCACATCTTCGACGCGATTAATGCGCCGGTTGTCGATTTGGGAAATATGCAATAATCCTTCTTTCCCTGGCAAAATCTCAACAAATGCTCCGAAGTTAGTGATTTTTTTGACTTTGCCTGTGTAAATTTGACCCACTTCCGGCTTTTTCACCAACTCTTCTATCATCTCCTTTGCCATTTGGCCGTTCTGAGGATCAATGGCGGCGATGGTCACTATGCCTTCGTCATTGATATCGATTGCTGTATCTGTTTTGTCAATAATCTCGCGAATGGTCTTGCCTCCCGGGCCGATGATCATGCCAATGACGTCGGTGTCAACTTTCATGGTAAAGATGCGCGGCGCGTAAGCGGAAAGCTCAGCACGCGGGCTGTCAAGCGTCTCGTTCATAATTTTCAGAATATGCAGTCTCCCCTGTCGCGCTTGTTCCAGCGCTTCGCGCAAAATTTCCAGCGAGAGCCCTTTGATTTTAATGTCCATCTGGAAGGAGTTAATGCCTTTGGAGGTGCCGGCTACTTTGAAGTCCATGTCTCCGAGATGATCTTCATCGCCCAAAATATCGCTGAGAATGACATATTTGTCGCCCTCTTTGATCAAGCCCATGGCAATTCCGGCGACGGCGTCTTTGGTCGGAACGCCAGCGTCCATCAGCGACAGCGAACCGGCGCAGACGGTCGCCATTGAAGAAGAGCCGTTGGATTCCAGAATATCAGAGACGATGCGAATCGTGTAAGGAAAAATTGTTTCGTTGGGAATCACGTTTTTCAACGCCCGCTCCGCTAAATTCCCGTGACCGACTTCGCGACGGCTTGTGCCGCGAATGGGTCTGACTTCGCCAACACAAAACGGCGGGAAATTGTAATGAAGCATGTAACTTTTCCAGAATTCGCCTTCCAATTCATCCATTTTTTGCTCGTCCATTTTAGTGCCGAGCGTAGTGACCGCCAGAGCCTGAGTCTGTCCGCGCGTAAAAAGCGCCGAGCCGTGCGTGCGTGGCAAAACGCCTACTTCGCAGGCAATCGGACGAATTTCTTCAGGATTTCTGCCATCTAACCGCTTTTTCTCCTCAGTTACCATTTTGC from Calditrichota bacterium includes:
- the ald gene encoding alanine dehydrogenase → MIIGVPKEIKANENRVALQPAGAEILTHHGHTVYVQKGAGVGSGFADEMYEKSGAKILDTAKEIFDTAEMIMKVKEPLPPEIAMIKSGQILFTYFHFAASRELTEGIMNTKSIAIAYETIETADGSLPLLNPMSEVAGRLAIQAGARCLEKAFGGSGVLLGGVTGVPPAKVVILGGGIVGTNAAQMAAGLGANVVILDINIDRLRFLNHVLPANVTTMMSSPENIRQQISDADLVVGAVLIHGAKAPHLITKDMLKLMKKGSVIVDVAVDQGGCVETIHPTTHAEPTYVVDGVIHYGVANMPGAVPRTSTVALTNVTLPYAVQIANKGYAEAIKSNREIALGVNVIDGKVTYKPVADTFAMEFTPLEDIVK
- the pnp gene encoding polyribonucleotide nucleotidyltransferase: MIYRKEVPFGHSTLSIETGKMAKQANGAVVVQYGETVILATATASKKPKEGLDFFPLSVEYREKAYAAGKIPGGFFKREGRPSENEILSARLIDRPIRPMFPENFKNEVQIIVLVLSADKENDPDVLGLIGASAALSISDIPFDGPLAAVRIGRVNDEFIVNPTYSDLEESDMELVIAGNADSISMVEGESQEISEEDMVAALEFGHEQIKKLVAIQEELIQDCGKEKMEVQQPEVDAELLAKVHELIDGKVSDAIRIVEKAERRDALTAAIEEAVAQLTEEFPEIEVEPIIKAEVGTKEKELVRKMVTEEKKRLDGRNPEEIRPIACEVGVLPRTHGSALFTRGQTQALAVTTLGTKMDEQKMDELEGEFWKSYMLHYNFPPFCVGEVRPIRGTSRREVGHGNLAERALKNVIPNETIFPYTIRIVSDILESNGSSSMATVCAGSLSLMDAGVPTKDAVAGIAMGLIKEGDKYVILSDILGDEDHLGDMDFKVAGTSKGINSFQMDIKIKGLSLEILREALEQARQGRLHILKIMNETLDSPRAELSAYAPRIFTMKVDTDVIGMIIGPGGKTIREIIDKTDTAIDINDEGIVTIAAIDPQNGQMAKEMIEELVKKPEVGQIYTGKVKKITNFGAFVEILPGKEGLLHISQIDNRRINRVEDVLKVGDEVKVKLLKIDDQGKLDLSRKVLLDRPDNK
- a CDS encoding MerR family transcriptional regulator, encoding MKPKPIQKLYYSISEVSEITSVKPHVLRYWETEFDELKPAKNRAGNRIYRLNDIKLIFLIKKLLYEDKFTIEGTKKKLALLHKSRATQIAMPFQKTEKENLLKSIKRELHEILDILDGREEKKEKAEEFPLFFDIEEKGD
- a CDS encoding polysaccharide deacetylase family protein — translated: MQFLHKTGFQTISVNDIYSQTAKTGEKLVLTFDDADISVYENAFPIMKKFGFVGTIFVITDFVGKPDTWDANPIGKHSLQMNWQQIRELVENGWSVGSHTVSHRDLTSLSENDLLRELMESKRILENEINANVSVISYPFGRFNCNVAKKTLEAGYDKGFVLGNFSFPDEKIQKMAIPRLGVYLIDFLGAFARKLKGSKFEFLKQNVISRFSVGSILWKRIFS